The segment CGTAATTGCAGAGCTTAATACTTAAAATAATGCGTTTATAGGATATAAAGAGTATCTCTAATAGGAGTATTTATGATTGAGAATTATAGTAATGTTCGCGCTGTTTTAAATGAGTTGCGTTTAGCTCTTAAAAACTTGCGAGAAACGGGTGAGACATATTCAATTTATATTGAGAAAACAGGGCTCACAGAAGAAGAACAAGTGGAAGTATTAGAAACACTTGGCCGTGGTCATATTACGATTAACTTCAATGAAACTGATCAGCCTGTAGAGTGGTATGAATCTCAATTCTCTGGAATTTGGATTGGAACCTTTAAAAATGGCCGAGATGATTCAATTTTGCACACCGTAGAGGTTTCGAAGTATCCTGTAGTGGCTGGTGCATATGAAGAGGATATGGAGCTTGCAGAGGAAGATTTACAATCTTGGATTGATGCTGCTGGCCTATAATAAAAGAGACCCTGATAAGGGTCTCTTTCTTCTCTATTGATGAAAAGATTCTAGTAAATTTATTTTATTAATAGCATAATGTTAGTTTTTTATATTATTAGTATTTTATGCATCTTTTAGGGCATATATGATTGATTTATGCACAGAGTGATTAGTAAAATTATTTCAAATTTTATGAATTTAAGATGAAATCGGTTGAGATCCTTATATTTGTAGCGAAAAATATATTTGATATTTTGATTAATTAACGATTAAATCAGTAATTAACAGTATTTCATTGATTTTTAGTGATATAAATTTATTTTATAATACGGTTTATTGAGTAGTTATTTAGATAAGTAAAACAATAACTTATTCACCATGCTTATATATGGGATAAATGAAGAGAAATGTCTATAGAGTTTGTAGAAATCGCATGTTTACTGGGGTTATAGATATTATTTTTCCTATTGTTAACCTTGGCGATTTGCCTTAATTTACTAATTAATTTAAAATATGTGAGTAAAATACTTTGGAGGATTTATGTTACTTTCTATTGTAGTGCCTGTATATAACGAAGAAGAGAACATAGCGAATTTTTATAAAGCTGTAACTGATGTTATGTCAGGACTCACGTACGATTATGAACTAATCTTCGTAGACGACGGTTCTAGTGATTCGTCAGCTATGATATTGCGTGAAATTGCTTACAATGATAAACATGTCAAAGTGTTATTGCTTGCTCGTAATTTTGGGCATCAGACTGCGCTTACTTGTGGTCTTGATTATGCTCATGGAGATGCAGTTATTACAATGGACGGTGACATGCAGCATCCACCGGCTTTGATTCCTGAACTTGTTAGGTTGTGGGAGTCAGGCTATGATGTGGTGCGCACCATACGCGATTCAACTGAAGATGCTAGTTGGGCTAAATCTTTCACGTCTAAGTATTATTACAAACTAATGAACAAAATGGCCGATGTTCCTATTGTTGAAGGTGGATCTGATTTCCGTCTCATGAATAGTAAAGCATTGGGCACATTGAAACGGTTTAGAGAACATGGTCGTTTTTTGCGCGGTATTGTCGGTGCTTTGGGGTATAGACAAGCTGAGTTGCACTTTGTGGCGCCACCTCGTTTTGCTGGTGTCTCAAAGTTTAGTGTGCGTAAAATGATACGATTTGCTCTCGATGGGGTAACCGCCTTTTCAAGAGTTCCTTTACGGGCTGCCTTGTACGTCGGTGTACTATGTGGTGGGTTAAGCTTCTTGCTTATATTGCATCTTTTGTATGTATATCTTACGGGACAAGCCTTGAATGGATGGACTACCTTGGGCGTATCAATTTTGTTTATTGGTGGAATTCAACTCGTCGGACTGGGAATTATTGGCGAGTATGTAGGTCGTATTTTTGAAGAGGTGAAGCAACGGCCTTTGTATTGGGTTAAGTCAGCTATAAACTTTGATGAGCATGAAGATGCTCCATTACTTGGACCAAGTAGTGCAGATGTGTTTATGGCACCTGAGACTTATACTAACAAAAGCAAAGAAGACTAGCTGTATTTGTGAATGCAAATAAATAGACGGTTAGTATATTTTGAATAAATAACTTACTTTAAAAGTTTTGGAAAGGAAGCATATGAAGTCAAAATATAGTAAGGTTAAAATAACGGCATTAACATTAACTTTTGTGTGTGCCACAACAGCCATGGTAGGTGCAACAACATTACAATATGGTGATAAGGGCAAAAGTGTTACAGCGGTTCAACAACAACTAATTAAACACGGTTATAATGCTACAGATAAAAATGGTGTATATGGTAAAGAAACGAAATGGGCAGTTCGTCTGTTCCAACAAGATCGTGGCTTACCAGTGGACGGTATTGTAGGTCCTGCTACGTATAATGCATTGATGAGTGCTCCTCGTTCTACGAAGGCAGTATTGACTCAAAATGCTGCGACTAAAGCAGTAGCAACAAAATCCGCTTTCACAAACAACAATGCGACATCTCGTCGTGTTGCTGGTCAATCCATTACTGGCAAAAATATTAAATTAAATAATATTACGAAAAACGAAACACCAAGTAGCATTCATGCTATCTTGGCGGAAGCAGACAAATATCGCGGTGTACCATATGTATTTGGTGGTACTACACCAAGTGGTTTCGACTGCTCTGGTTACGTTAAATATGTATTTGCAAAACAAGGTATTTCTTTGCCACGTTTAGCAGATGAACAATATAACGTAGGTGTTGAGGTTTCTCGTGCGAACTTAAAAGCAGGGGATTTGGTATTCTTTGAAACATATGAACCAGGTCCATCTCACTCCGGTATTTATATTGGTGATGGCAAGTTCATCAGCGCCACTTCCAGTCGTGGTGTAGCAGTAGCAGATCTTGATACTGGCTATTGGGGTGAACGCTATATCGGCGCAAAACGCGTTGTATAAACCAATACATATTAGCTTTAAAAGAGGCTATACGAATCAATTATGTTCTGTTGATTTGTATAACCTCTTTTTCTCATTTCTAGAAATATTGAATTTTATCCTTGTATTTACTATTGTGAAAGTCGGTAAATTCCGCATAATCTCAATGTTTTTAATAGATTTTATGTCATTTTTACGATATAATGAAGAGTAAATAATTTTAGGAGGAATATACACATGAAGGGTAATGAACTGCGTCAAGCATACTTGCAGTTTTTTGAAAGCAAAGGACATTTAAAATTAGATAGTTTTTCTCTTATACCAGAAAACGATCCATCTCTATTATTGATTGGGGCAGGTATGGCGCCATTAAAGCCTTTCTTTACAGGTAAATTGGTACCTCCTTGTCATCGTATTACAACAAGCCAAAAATGTATGCGTACAGGTGACCTTGAAAACGTAGGTCGCACAGCTCGTCACCATACATTCTTTGAAATGCTTGGCAACTTCTCCTTTGGTGACTACTTCAAAAAAGAAGCAATTCACTGGGCATGGGAGTTCTTAACTGAAGTTATTAAACTCGATAAAAATAGATTGTATGTTACTGTATATCCAGATGACCAAGAAGCATATGATACATGGCACAATGATTGTGGCGTAGAAGAAAGTCATATTACACGCCTTGAAGATAACTTCTGGGAAATCGGTGAAGGCCCATGTGGTCCTGATAGTGAAATTTTCTTCGACCAAGGTCCTGAACATGGTTGTGATGATCCTAACTGTGCACCAGGTTGTGACTGCGATCGCTATCTTGAAATCTGGAACTTAGTATTCACTCAATTTAATAAAATGCCAGATGGTTCTTATGAACCATTGCAACATAAAAACATCGATACTGGCGCTGGCCTTGAACGATTGGCTTCCGTATTGCAAGGTTGTAAAACAAACTTTGAAACCGATTTGATTTTCCCAATTATTGAAGCTACAGCTAAACGCGCTGGTGTTACATATAACGAAAATCCAAATACTGATGTTTCTTTAAAGGTTATTGCTGACCATGCTCGTGCTGTAACTGCATTGATTTCCGATGGCGTATTGCCATCTAACGAAGGTCGTGGTTACGTATTGCGTCGTATTTTACGTCGTGCTGTACGTCATGGCCGTTTACTTGGTATTGAAGGTATCTTCTTAACACCACTTATTGATGTAGTAGTAGATATTCTTGGCCCTGGTATTAAATCCATTGCTGAGAAACAAGACTTCGTTAAACGGGTTGTACAAAACGAAGAAGAACGATTCAACCAAACCTTGGAACAAGGTCTTGAATTGTTGAATTCTTTGATTGATACACTTGCTGCTGAAAAAGCAACTGTAGTGCCTGGTACAGAAGTATTCAAATTATATGATACATACGGATTCCCTTGGGAATTAACAGAAGAAATTGCTTCTGAACGCGGCTTTACAATCGACCATGAAGGTTTTGAAGCAGCTATGAAGGAACAACGTGAACGCGCTCGTGAAGCTCGTGTAAAAGAAGATGCTAAGGTAGCAACACCTGACATCACATTCTTGAAAGACGAAGAGCTTCTTGAAGATGAAGCTGTAACTGCTTCTTCCGTATTAATGATTGGCAAAGGCTCTGAACGTTTGCAAACAGCTGCTGATGGCGATGAAATTACTGTTATCGTACGCACCACACCATTCCACGCTGAAGGGGGCGGTCAATTAGGTGATACAGGCTTTATCGTTGGCCCAATGGGTAAGGTAGAGGTTCATAATACAAAACGTTTACCTGAAGGCACTGTATACCATATCGGTACTGTTGTGGAAGGTTCCATTTCCGAAGGCGATGATGTAACGCTTGAAGTAGATACAAATCGCCGTGCTGCTATGGCTCGTAACCATACAGCAACACATTTGTTACATGCAGCATTGAAAAAGGTTCTAGGCGAGCATGTTAACCAAGCAGGTTCCTTAGTAACTCCAGATTACTTGCGTTTTGACTTCACTCACTTCTCTCCTGTAACACAAGAGGAACTTGATCAAATCGAAGCTCTTGTAAATGAAGAAATTTTAAAAGCTACAGACTTAGCTATTGCTGAAATGTCCATGGACGAAGCAAAAGCGAAAGGTGCGATGGCGCTCTTTGGCGATAAATATGGTGATGTAGTTCGCGTTGTAGAGGTTCCTGGCTTCTCCGTTGAATTATGTGGCGGTTCTCATGTAGGTAATACAGCTTTCATTAGTTCCTTCCGCTTAACATCTGAAGCAGGTATCGGTTCTGGTGTACGTCGTATTGAAGCAATTACAGGTCGCGCAGCTCTAGATGCAGCAAAACATGATCGCTTGACTATCGAACGTATGGCAGGCGAACTTAAAACTAAAGCACCTCAAGTAGAAGAACGTTTACATCAAGTATTGGCTGAAGCAAAAGAAACTGCAAAAGAATTAGAACAAATTCGCAAAGAGGTTTCTGCAGCTGGTGCGGCAGATATCATTGCTGGTAAAGTTATGATTGGCGATGTAGCATTTGTAGCGGCTGCTGTAAAAGCATCCTCTATCGATGAATTACGTGACTTAGCGGATATGGGCCTTGATCAATTAAATGGCTCTGGCGTAGTCCTCGTAGGTGCTGCTATGGGTGACGATAAGGTTAACTTTGTATGTAAAGTATCTAAAGACGTTGTTGCTAAAGGTGCAAAAGCTGGTAACATCGTAAAAGCAGCAGCTCAAGTAGCTGGTGGTAATGGCGGTGGCCGTCCAGATATGGCTCAAGCAGGTGGTAAAGAACCAGCGAAATTGATGGAAGCATTAAAAGCTGGTGGTGAAGCTTTAACATCTATGTTACAATAGGCATATAATTTTATAATTATACTTGTATCTGTTATAGAAAAATTTTATGATGCATAAAAAGTTACTGACTTTGTAGCTTTAATTCAAGTATAATAGTAGGCGAGGTTTCACTTTTACAGTGAAACCTGCCAATGTAATAAAAAGGAGGGATACGATGAAGGTTTCTGATGAAACTATGTTATTCCGTAAAGTAGACGATGAACCGATGACAGCTGAAGAGGTTCTTACTCGTGTTTATCAATCTATTCAAGAAAAAGGTTACAATCCAATCAATCAAATCTTAGGGTATCTTATTTCTGGAGATCCAGCGTACATTACAAGCTATAATAATGCACGTTCTGATATCCGTCGTTTAGAGCGGGATGACTTGATTGAGGAATTGTTGAAAGAATACGCAAAGGCAAAACAACTATAATGAGAATTATGTCATTAGATGTGGGCAGCCGTACTATCGGTATTGCCTGTAGTGATGCACTGCTCATGACAGCACAAGGTATTGAAACCATTCGTAGAACATCTCTTGAAAAAGATTTTAATCGCTTACAAGAACTCATTGCTGAATATGAAGTACATGAGCTTGTAGTAGGTATGCCGAAGAATATGAATGGTACAAAAGGTGAACGAGCTGAAAAGACTGAAGAATTCGTTGAAAAGATGAAAGAAGTCATCGATTTACCTGTTTCATATTGGGATGAGCGGTTATCTACGGTTATGGCTGAACGGCAACTCATTGCAGCTGACGTAAGTCGTAAAAAGCGTAAATCCGTTATTGATAAAATGGCAGCGGTTGTAATTTTGCAAGGATACTTAGATCGCTTGCAGTTCAATAAATAAATCTTTTTTTCCACAAGGAGGGTTTCCAATGGTTGACCAAAACTTTGAAGGTGAAGTGTATTATTTAGAATTCGAAGACGAAAACGGCAATAAACAATACTTCACAGAAGATGTTGTTCTAAACCATGAAGGTCGTGAGTATGCAGTTCTTGTACATGTACAAGACGAAGAGGCAGACCACGAAGGTCAAGATGACACATACATGATCTTGGCTAGCATCGAAAAAAATGAAGAAGGCGTAGAAGTATACGTACCTTTAGATGAAGAAGATGAAGTTTTTGAGACTCTAGTAAAATTGTATGAAGAAATGGAAGATGGCGAGTAGTTGTTTTCTTTATAAATCTAGCGTGTTGTCTTTTGGCAATACGCTATTTTTATTTGTTATATATTAAGATGCCCATAATATGATAATGTCCTTTTATATAGGGGAAATATGGACTTTATGGTATAATAAGATGATAAATACTGTTATGTTACAGAAAGGAACTCAACGTCGTGAGAAAAGCCTTAAGATATATTTTAATCCTTATTATTGTAGGCGTATTAATCATCGCAGGTGGTTTGGGAGCGATTTATTTAGTGCCAAATACCTTTGCGCAAGATGATGGTACACAGGTACTTGTCATCGAAAAGGGGCAGACTGGTACTGAAATTGCAGACATGCTCTATGAACGAGGTCTTATTCGTTCCACACAAGGATTTAAGCTTTGGTTATATTTGAGCGGTACCAATGATAAACTTCAAACTGGTCACTATCAAATTCCTAACAAGGTAACTGTGCGAGAACTCATTTCTTTATTACAAGAAGGTCATGTAGAATCTATTCGTGTTACAATTCCTGAAGGATACACAGTTGGTGATATAGCTATCGTTCTTGAAAAAAATCAAATTATGAAGGCAAAGGATTTCTTAGCAGAAGCAAAGACCTTTGTACCATATCCATATATGAAAGGTACAAGACCTGCTACATATCCGGTAGAGGGCTTCTTATTCCCAAGTACTTATGAAATTCCAGTAGGTGCAACGCCACGTGAAGTGATTCAAATGATGGCTGACGAAATGAATCGTTACCTCACACCGGCTGTGAAGAAACAAATTCAAGCTCAACACATGAGTATTCATGACTTTGTAACATTGGCATCCATTGTTGAACGTGAATCTTTATTTGATGCAGATCGTCCAACAATTGCAGGGGTATTTAAAAAACGGTTAGCCCATGGTATTCCATTGCAATCTGATGCGACAATTTCCTATGTACTAGGTTATGCAAAAGAAGATGTAACTATTGGTGATACACAATTACAAAGCCCTTACAATACATATGTATCCAAAGGTTTGCCACCTGGTCCAATTGCGAACCCTGGTAAAAAAGCATTAGATGCAGTCTTGCATTCTGAAGATACAGATTATTTATACTTTGTAGCAGATAAAGATGGACATAACCACTTCTCTAAAACATATGAAGAACATTTGGCGGAAGTTCATAAAATCTATGGTAATGATACGGCTACATCCTCTAATACAGAGGCCGCAGTACAAGCTGGTCCTAACTATGACGTGGCCGTGGCAACGACAGAGCCTAACTACAATTACAGCTCTGAAGAAGCGGTGGAAGCAGATTCTCAATATGTTAATGTGGAACCTACGTACAAATATACACCAACAACGGTTCCAGCTGCTGAAATTCCAGCACCAACACCAGCTCCACAAGCACCAGCTCAATCTGCACCAGCAACTCAATCATCTAGCTCTAACTCTTATGTGCCGACTACAACACCTGCTCCAGAATCTATGCAAAATGTTGTACCAAGTACACAACAAGTACCTCATATTGAAGTAAAGCCAGCTGAATCTGTGGATCGTTCTACGTTGGTAGTTCCTAGTGGTAATAGCAATAAATAATGTAGGAGATTGAATCTACTTTCATGACATTAAATGATATTTTAAATGAACAGCGTATTTACGCGATGATTAATGATGTACCGATTCTACGAGAATCTGAGGTTCATCTCTTTGAAGAATTAATAGGTTTGTACCGGCCCACCTCTGTGTTAGAGGTGGGCACCGCCATTGGTTACTCTGCTTTGTTGATGGCTCCGCTACTCGATAAAGAGGAGGGACATATTACATCTATTGAACTAGATGATGTGCGTCACGAAATGGCGAAATATTATATTAACCAATCTGATTATGCCGATACAATTATATTGCTGAAAGGCGATGCGTCTCAAGTCTTAACGGAACTCACCGGTGAATATGATCTAGTATTTTTAGATGGTCCCAAAGGACAATATCTTAAACAATTAGAACTCATTTTGCCTCATGTGAAAGAAGGAGGCGTTATCCTTGCAGACAATGTACTTTTTAGAGGCTATGTAAGAGGCGATAAGGAGCCGCCAAAACGGTTTAAGACTATCGTAAAACGGTTAAAGGAATACTTAACGTATGTTGAAAATAAAGAATTGTTTAACACCACCATCTATCCAATGGGTGATGGTATGAGTGTGAGTGTGTGGAAAGGGCACAACAAATAATGGCAGAACATTTTATGGAATTGCTTTGTCCAGCCGGTAATATGGACAAGCTTAAAATGGCGATTCGCTATGGTGCGGATGCTGTATATTGTGCAGGCAAACGTTTTGGCTTGCGCGCAGGTAACTCTAATTTCTCCGACGAGGAATTAAAGGAAGCTGTAGAATTCGTACATGCTCATGGTAAAAAACTCCATGTTACATGTAATATCATTCCTCATAATGAGGACTTTGAAGGTTTAGAGGACTATTTGAAATTCCTTGAAAGCATCGGCGTTGATGCAATCATCGTAGCCGATATGGGTATCTTTAGCCTTGCTAAACGCGTGGCTCCAGGCCTTGAGCTTCACGTAAGTACACAAGCATCTACAACAAACTGGCATACAGTGCAAATGTGGAAAGAACTGGGGGCTACACGCGTCGTAGCGGCTCGCGAAGTATCCTTAGCAGACCTTAAAGAAATGAAGGATAATGTAGATATCGAAATCGAATCCTTCGTACATGGTTCCATGTGTATTTCTTACTCTGGTCGTTGCCTTTTGTCTAACTACATGACAGGCAACCGTGATGCGAACCGCGGTCAATGTTCTCAATCTTGCCGTTGGAAATATTCCCTTGTTGAATCCAACCGACCTGGTGAATATTATCCAATTGAAGAAGATGAGCATGGCACATATATCTTTAACTCTAAAGACTTGTGCTTGATTCACCGCATTCCTGATTTATATGAAGCTGGTATTGATAGCCTTAAAATTGAAGGACGTATGAAATCCGTTCACTATTGTGCAACAGTAGCAAAGGTATATCGTACAGCTATCGATACTTATCTTAAAGAAGGTAAAGATTGGTATGTTCGTCCAGAATGGATTGCAGAATTAGAAAAAATTTCTCACCGTCCATATACTGATGGCTTTGCAGAAGGTCGTCCTGATGAAACAGCTCAAAACTATGGTAAATCTACCAATACACAAAGCCATGACTTCATCGGTTTAGTTATGGGCTACAACGAAGAAGAAAAATACGTTGATCTTGAACAACGTAATAACTTCAAGGTAGGAGATAAAGTAGAATTCTGCCAACCTAAAGGGGACCTTGTGGAAACTGTAATTGAAAAAATGACAGACGAAGATGGTAACCCAATCGACGTAGCGCCTCATGCGCAAATGAAAGTGCGTATCTACATGGATACACCACTTGAGCCATATTCTATGATGCGCCGTGAGTGCAAACTAAAAGAAGCTTAGTAGGTAGTATATTAACGACAAACATATCTAATGGATGCCTATACTAGAGACATGTATAGCATTTACATTTTATAGTAATGATGTGTAGGAGGACTTATGAGTGGTACATCTTTAGAACCGAGTAAATCTATCGGTGCATTTACTGATGTACCAGATTTAGCAACCTCTGGGGAAGAGGCGTATGTGTACTTTCATCTTGAACCGAAGCATACGAACTATATCAATCGCATCATTGAAGGCTATGAATACTTAGGGGTTATGACATCTATTGATGTAAATGGACGTTGTATGCTAAGGTGTACACCTTCAATACGGCCCTTGGCTATTGAATTATTAAGTAGTCTATCGGATTATGTCACTATCGAGGATTAATATAATATTTTTATAATTACATCAAACTGTTTAGACCTAGTAGAGAAATGAGAGTATATCTATGAAACAATCTATGTTGAAACGTGCATTATTAACAGCTTGCCTTAGTGTTTCTATGGCGGGCGTAGCTATGGCGGGCCCAGTAGGTCCAGTTGTCATTCCTCAAGCAGGGGATGTAGTAGTTATCAATCATGGTCCTGATATGACCTTCACTGGCAATATTAACTTTGATGTGGAAAGCCAAACTAATAACAACTTACAAATTGGTTCCTCTGTGATTCCTAATGTTGTATATGGTGCAGCGTTCAATAAAACTGGTGCGCCAGATACAATTATCCCAGCTCAAACTTACGTGTATGTAGGCACAAAAGATGGGGCGAATGCTTTCACTGAGGCTAGCGATGCTG is part of the Veillonella nakazawae genome and harbors:
- a CDS encoding DUF1292 domain-containing protein is translated as MVDQNFEGEVYYLEFEDENGNKQYFTEDVVLNHEGREYAVLVHVQDEEADHEGQDDTYMILASIEKNEEGVEVYVPLDEEDEVFETLVKLYEEMEDGE
- a CDS encoding C40 family peptidase, yielding MKSKYSKVKITALTLTFVCATTAMVGATTLQYGDKGKSVTAVQQQLIKHGYNATDKNGVYGKETKWAVRLFQQDRGLPVDGIVGPATYNALMSAPRSTKAVLTQNAATKAVATKSAFTNNNATSRRVAGQSITGKNIKLNNITKNETPSSIHAILAEADKYRGVPYVFGGTTPSGFDCSGYVKYVFAKQGISLPRLADEQYNVGVEVSRANLKAGDLVFFETYEPGPSHSGIYIGDGKFISATSSRGVAVADLDTGYWGERYIGAKRVV
- a CDS encoding hydrogenase expression/formation C-terminal domain-containing protein, with translation MIENYSNVRAVLNELRLALKNLRETGETYSIYIEKTGLTEEEQVEVLETLGRGHITINFNETDQPVEWYESQFSGIWIGTFKNGRDDSILHTVEVSKYPVVAGAYEEDMELAEEDLQSWIDAAGL
- a CDS encoding peptidase U32 family protein; amino-acid sequence: MAEHFMELLCPAGNMDKLKMAIRYGADAVYCAGKRFGLRAGNSNFSDEELKEAVEFVHAHGKKLHVTCNIIPHNEDFEGLEDYLKFLESIGVDAIIVADMGIFSLAKRVAPGLELHVSTQASTTNWHTVQMWKELGATRVVAAREVSLADLKEMKDNVDIEIESFVHGSMCISYSGRCLLSNYMTGNRDANRGQCSQSCRWKYSLVESNRPGEYYPIEEDEHGTYIFNSKDLCLIHRIPDLYEAGIDSLKIEGRMKSVHYCATVAKVYRTAIDTYLKEGKDWYVRPEWIAELEKISHRPYTDGFAEGRPDETAQNYGKSTNTQSHDFIGLVMGYNEEEKYVDLEQRNNFKVGDKVEFCQPKGDLVETVIEKMTDEDGNPIDVAPHAQMKVRIYMDTPLEPYSMMRRECKLKEA
- a CDS encoding IreB family regulatory phosphoprotein; the encoded protein is MKVSDETMLFRKVDDEPMTAEEVLTRVYQSIQEKGYNPINQILGYLISGDPAYITSYNNARSDIRRLERDDLIEELLKEYAKAKQL
- a CDS encoding glycosyltransferase family 2 protein; its protein translation is MLLSIVVPVYNEEENIANFYKAVTDVMSGLTYDYELIFVDDGSSDSSAMILREIAYNDKHVKVLLLARNFGHQTALTCGLDYAHGDAVITMDGDMQHPPALIPELVRLWESGYDVVRTIRDSTEDASWAKSFTSKYYYKLMNKMADVPIVEGGSDFRLMNSKALGTLKRFREHGRFLRGIVGALGYRQAELHFVAPPRFAGVSKFSVRKMIRFALDGVTAFSRVPLRAALYVGVLCGGLSFLLILHLLYVYLTGQALNGWTTLGVSILFIGGIQLVGLGIIGEYVGRIFEEVKQRPLYWVKSAINFDEHEDAPLLGPSSADVFMAPETYTNKSKED
- a CDS encoding DUF4911 domain-containing protein, producing the protein MSGTSLEPSKSIGAFTDVPDLATSGEEAYVYFHLEPKHTNYINRIIEGYEYLGVMTSIDVNGRCMLRCTPSIRPLAIELLSSLSDYVTIED
- the alaS gene encoding alanine--tRNA ligase encodes the protein MKGNELRQAYLQFFESKGHLKLDSFSLIPENDPSLLLIGAGMAPLKPFFTGKLVPPCHRITTSQKCMRTGDLENVGRTARHHTFFEMLGNFSFGDYFKKEAIHWAWEFLTEVIKLDKNRLYVTVYPDDQEAYDTWHNDCGVEESHITRLEDNFWEIGEGPCGPDSEIFFDQGPEHGCDDPNCAPGCDCDRYLEIWNLVFTQFNKMPDGSYEPLQHKNIDTGAGLERLASVLQGCKTNFETDLIFPIIEATAKRAGVTYNENPNTDVSLKVIADHARAVTALISDGVLPSNEGRGYVLRRILRRAVRHGRLLGIEGIFLTPLIDVVVDILGPGIKSIAEKQDFVKRVVQNEEERFNQTLEQGLELLNSLIDTLAAEKATVVPGTEVFKLYDTYGFPWELTEEIASERGFTIDHEGFEAAMKEQRERAREARVKEDAKVATPDITFLKDEELLEDEAVTASSVLMIGKGSERLQTAADGDEITVIVRTTPFHAEGGGQLGDTGFIVGPMGKVEVHNTKRLPEGTVYHIGTVVEGSISEGDDVTLEVDTNRRAAMARNHTATHLLHAALKKVLGEHVNQAGSLVTPDYLRFDFTHFSPVTQEELDQIEALVNEEILKATDLAIAEMSMDEAKAKGAMALFGDKYGDVVRVVEVPGFSVELCGGSHVGNTAFISSFRLTSEAGIGSGVRRIEAITGRAALDAAKHDRLTIERMAGELKTKAPQVEERLHQVLAEAKETAKELEQIRKEVSAAGAADIIAGKVMIGDVAFVAAAVKASSIDELRDLADMGLDQLNGSGVVLVGAAMGDDKVNFVCKVSKDVVAKGAKAGNIVKAAAQVAGGNGGGRPDMAQAGGKEPAKLMEALKAGGEALTSMLQ
- the ruvX gene encoding Holliday junction resolvase RuvX codes for the protein MRIMSLDVGSRTIGIACSDALLMTAQGIETIRRTSLEKDFNRLQELIAEYEVHELVVGMPKNMNGTKGERAEKTEEFVEKMKEVIDLPVSYWDERLSTVMAERQLIAADVSRKKRKSVIDKMAAVVILQGYLDRLQFNK
- the mltG gene encoding endolytic transglycosylase MltG — its product is MRKALRYILILIIVGVLIIAGGLGAIYLVPNTFAQDDGTQVLVIEKGQTGTEIADMLYERGLIRSTQGFKLWLYLSGTNDKLQTGHYQIPNKVTVRELISLLQEGHVESIRVTIPEGYTVGDIAIVLEKNQIMKAKDFLAEAKTFVPYPYMKGTRPATYPVEGFLFPSTYEIPVGATPREVIQMMADEMNRYLTPAVKKQIQAQHMSIHDFVTLASIVERESLFDADRPTIAGVFKKRLAHGIPLQSDATISYVLGYAKEDVTIGDTQLQSPYNTYVSKGLPPGPIANPGKKALDAVLHSEDTDYLYFVADKDGHNHFSKTYEEHLAEVHKIYGNDTATSSNTEAAVQAGPNYDVAVATTEPNYNYSSEEAVEADSQYVNVEPTYKYTPTTVPAAEIPAPTPAPQAPAQSAPATQSSSSNSYVPTTTPAPESMQNVVPSTQQVPHIEVKPAESVDRSTLVVPSGNSNK
- a CDS encoding O-methyltransferase produces the protein MTLNDILNEQRIYAMINDVPILRESEVHLFEELIGLYRPTSVLEVGTAIGYSALLMAPLLDKEEGHITSIELDDVRHEMAKYYINQSDYADTIILLKGDASQVLTELTGEYDLVFLDGPKGQYLKQLELILPHVKEGGVILADNVLFRGYVRGDKEPPKRFKTIVKRLKEYLTYVENKELFNTTIYPMGDGMSVSVWKGHNK